One Pseudomonas tolaasii NCPPB 2192 genomic window carries:
- the ligA gene encoding NAD-dependent DNA ligase LigA, whose amino-acid sequence MTAAHTRILELRAELDQHNYRYHVLDEPSIPDAEYDRLYHELKALEAEHPELVTRDSPTQRVGSAALSAFTQVKHAIPMLSLGNAFDETTLLEFDRRVTEGLDLPVGDLFGGGAAVEYSCEPKLDGLAVSLLYENGELTRGATRGDGTTGEDISVNVRTVRNIPLKLHSSGWPATLEVRGEVFMSKAGFERLNASQLEVGGKTFANPRNAAAGSLRQLDSKITASRPLEFCCYGVTTDISDTHIGNLQQLKKWGMPISHELKLAKGIQDCLDYYRDIGERRNSLPYEIDGVVFKVNSIASQRELGFRAREPRWAIAHKFPAMEELTELLDVEFQVGRTGAVTPVARLKPVKVAGVTVSNATLHNMDEVARLGLMIGDTVIIRRAGDVIPQVVSVVPERRPENARAVQIPESCPVCGSHVERTQLVKRSKGKETVSEGAVYRCVGRLACGAQLKQAIIHFVSRRAMDIDGLGDKTIEQLVDEKLIGSPADLYKLRYEQIIDLEGFADISSKKLITAIENSKSPTLARFIYALGIPDVGEETAKVLARSLASLERVQKALPEVLTYLPDVGLEVAHEIHSFFEDSHNRDVIGALLSPDECALQLQDQGELSAEFAASTTLGGLLDKLHVPSVGPGAAQKLADKFITLEGVIRADWLDMRQALPEKQAKAVREFFDNPDNASHALAIEQQLKDFGMHWQSEKKVVEGLPEAGHTWVLTGSLELMSRDVAKDKLESLGAKVAGSVSAKTHCVVAGPGAGSKLAKATELGLKVLDEEAFVAFLARHNITV is encoded by the coding sequence ATGACCGCCGCCCACACCCGCATCCTCGAACTGCGCGCTGAACTGGATCAGCACAACTACCGTTACCACGTCCTCGACGAGCCGAGCATTCCGGACGCCGAGTACGACCGGCTGTATCACGAGCTCAAGGCTCTTGAGGCCGAGCACCCGGAGTTGGTGACGCGGGATTCGCCGACGCAGCGGGTCGGCAGTGCGGCGCTGTCGGCGTTCACCCAGGTCAAGCACGCCATTCCGATGCTCAGCCTCGGCAACGCGTTTGATGAAACCACCCTGCTGGAGTTCGATCGGCGCGTTACTGAAGGCCTCGACCTGCCGGTGGGCGACCTGTTTGGCGGCGGCGCGGCGGTGGAGTACAGCTGTGAACCCAAACTGGATGGCCTGGCGGTCAGCCTGTTATATGAAAATGGCGAGCTGACACGCGGCGCCACCCGTGGCGACGGCACCACCGGCGAAGACATCAGCGTCAACGTGCGCACCGTGCGCAATATCCCGCTGAAGCTGCACAGCAGCGGCTGGCCGGCGACCCTGGAAGTGCGTGGCGAAGTGTTCATGTCCAAGGCCGGTTTCGAGCGCCTGAACGCCTCGCAGTTGGAAGTCGGTGGCAAGACCTTCGCCAACCCGCGCAACGCCGCTGCCGGCAGCCTGCGCCAGCTGGACTCGAAAATCACCGCCAGCCGCCCGCTGGAATTCTGTTGCTATGGCGTGACCACCGATATCAGCGACACCCACATCGGTAACCTGCAGCAGCTCAAGAAGTGGGGCATGCCCATCAGCCACGAGCTGAAGCTGGCCAAGGGTATTCAGGATTGCCTGGACTACTACCGCGATATCGGCGAGCGGCGCAACAGCCTGCCATACGAGATTGACGGCGTGGTGTTCAAGGTCAACAGCATTGCGTCCCAGCGGGAACTGGGCTTCCGCGCCCGCGAACCGCGCTGGGCCATTGCACATAAATTCCCGGCCATGGAAGAGCTGACCGAGTTGCTCGACGTCGAATTCCAGGTCGGCCGTACCGGCGCCGTGACGCCGGTGGCACGCTTGAAACCGGTGAAGGTGGCGGGTGTGACCGTGTCCAACGCCACGCTGCACAACATGGACGAAGTGGCGCGCCTGGGCTTGATGATTGGCGATACGGTGATCATCCGCCGCGCCGGTGATGTGATTCCGCAGGTGGTGTCGGTGGTGCCTGAGCGCCGCCCGGAAAACGCCCGCGCGGTGCAGATCCCCGAAAGCTGTCCGGTATGCGGCTCTCACGTGGAGCGCACGCAATTGGTCAAGCGCAGCAAGGGCAAGGAAACCGTCAGCGAGGGCGCGGTGTACCGCTGCGTCGGGCGCCTGGCCTGTGGTGCGCAGCTCAAGCAGGCGATCATTCACTTCGTCTCGCGCCGCGCCATGGACATTGACGGGCTGGGCGACAAGACCATCGAGCAACTGGTGGATGAAAAACTCATCGGCTCGCCGGCGGATCTGTACAAACTCAGGTATGAGCAGATTATCGACCTGGAAGGCTTTGCCGATATTTCCAGCAAGAAGCTGATCACCGCCATCGAAAACAGCAAGTCGCCGACGTTGGCTCGGTTTATCTACGCCTTGGGCATTCCGGATGTGGGCGAGGAGACGGCCAAGGTGCTGGCACGTTCGCTGGCCTCCCTGGAGCGCGTGCAGAAGGCCTTGCCCGAAGTGTTGACCTACCTGCCGGACGTGGGCCTGGAAGTGGCGCACGAGATTCACAGCTTTTTTGAAGACAGCCACAACCGCGACGTAATCGGCGCGCTGTTGTCGCCGGACGAGTGCGCGCTGCAATTGCAGGATCAGGGCGAATTGAGTGCCGAGTTTGCCGCCAGCACCACGCTGGGCGGTTTGCTCGACAAGCTGCATGTGCCGAGCGTCGGCCCGGGCGCTGCGCAAAAACTGGCGGACAAGTTCATCACCCTGGAAGGCGTGATCAGAGCCGACTGGCTGGACATGCGCCAGGCGCTGCCCGAGAAGCAGGCCAAGGCCGTGCGCGAGTTTTTCGATAACCCTGACAATGCGAGCCACGCGCTGGCCATCGAGCAGCAGCTCAAAGACTTCGGCATGCACTGGCAGAGCGAGAAGAAGGTCGTGGAAGGCTTGCCGGAAGCGGGCCATACCTGGGTGCTGACCGGCTCCCTTGAGCTGATGAGCCGCGACGTGGCCAAGGACAAGCTCGAAAGCCTCGGCGCCAAGGTGGCGGGTTCCGTTTCGGCGAAAACTCACTGTGTGGTGGCGGGGCCGGGCGCCGGCTCCAAACTGGCCAAGGCCACCGAGCTGGGCTTGAAGGTGCTCGACGAAGAAGCTTTCGTCGCCTTCCTGGCCAGGCACAACATCACCGTCTGA
- a CDS encoding zinc-binding metallopeptidase family protein: MFRYFEQLSSRIAAPFTAGSSRNSKVWQCRCGQSLFFRNSQCLACSALLGYQPQQSRLSSLQPGPVVDTWLQDDNLDAGAFRRCANLNTPAACNWLIPAHSTAPLCVACSLNRTIPDLSIPENPERWRKVETAKRRLVAQLISLGLRVVPKSVDEENGLAFDFVGIDLDGNAPMTGHANGLITLDIKEADDAHREKVRVQMREPYRTLLGHFRHEVGHYYWDRLIANTHWIEPFRNLFGDERASYADALDQHYRNGPRPEWQHTCVSAYATMHPWEDWAETWAHYLHMMDAVDTALGFGMSAREMDLDYQPFPLTTLYDPEHPGGAAFLSFVNAWIELAGMLNELSRSMGQPDFYPFVLPPAVIAKLHFIHLVIQEEGGRADEAVQAH, translated from the coding sequence ATGTTCCGCTATTTCGAGCAGCTCAGTTCACGCATCGCCGCGCCGTTCACGGCGGGTTCGTCGCGCAACAGCAAAGTGTGGCAGTGCCGCTGCGGGCAATCGCTGTTCTTTCGCAACAGCCAGTGCCTGGCGTGCTCGGCGCTGCTGGGTTACCAGCCGCAACAAAGTCGTTTGTCTTCGCTGCAACCCGGCCCGGTCGTCGACACCTGGCTGCAGGATGACAACCTCGACGCCGGCGCCTTCCGGCGTTGCGCCAACCTCAACACTCCGGCGGCTTGTAACTGGCTGATTCCGGCCCACAGCACCGCGCCATTGTGCGTGGCGTGCAGCCTGAATCGCACCATTCCTGACCTGTCGATTCCGGAAAACCCCGAGCGCTGGCGCAAGGTGGAAACCGCCAAGCGTCGTCTGGTGGCCCAGTTGATCAGCCTTGGCCTGCGCGTGGTGCCTAAAAGCGTCGACGAGGAAAACGGCCTCGCGTTCGACTTCGTCGGCATCGACCTGGACGGCAACGCGCCCATGACAGGCCACGCCAATGGCTTGATTACCCTGGATATCAAGGAAGCCGACGACGCCCACCGCGAAAAGGTCCGCGTGCAGATGCGCGAGCCGTATCGCACCCTGCTCGGGCATTTTCGCCATGAGGTCGGGCATTACTATTGGGATCGCCTTATCGCCAACACCCATTGGATCGAGCCGTTTCGCAACCTGTTCGGCGATGAACGTGCCAGTTACGCCGACGCGCTCGACCAGCATTACCGCAACGGACCGCGTCCTGAGTGGCAACACACCTGCGTCAGCGCCTATGCCACCATGCACCCGTGGGAAGACTGGGCGGAAACCTGGGCGCATTACCTGCACATGATGGACGCCGTCGACACGGCCCTCGGCTTCGGCATGAGCGCCCGCGAAATGGATCTGGACTACCAACCGTTCCCGCTCACCACCCTTTACGACCCCGAACACCCCGGCGGCGCGGCGTTTCTGTCATTCGTCAACGCCTGGATCGAACTGGCGGGCATGCTCAATGAACTGTCGCGCAGTATGGGGCAGCCGGATTTTTATCCCTTCGTGTTGCCGCCGGCGGTGATCGCCAAGCTGCACTTCATTCACCTGGTGATCCAGGAAGAGGGCGGCCGGGCGGATGAGGCAGTGCAGGCGCACTAA
- a CDS encoding N-acetylmuramidase family protein: MPSPQDLPLSIKTSVGTPGKAVNEPADVRNIQRLFNLIKSTSELPLVEDGKSGPKLMQRITDYQVSRLKATKPDGIIDPAGRTFNSLLDEARKAAQAPGSDKQHLVTKATCDGNVTLTDADFQNAAAQLGNGIAVNIIKAFAIVESGGRSGFSPALMPVVAYEGHIFRKYTQQKYDKAYPFLSYPYLEKAGPQWRANNKDQATAWKTMLAAFNLDPEAALMSASYGMFQIMGFNFAACGYKNVFDFVAALKLNAGQQLKAFVGFCSKNPALIKAMKTKDYVGMARNYNGKDFGDYDKRIQKTYEALEKKK; the protein is encoded by the coding sequence ATGCCCAGCCCCCAGGATTTACCCCTTTCCATCAAGACTTCCGTCGGCACCCCTGGCAAGGCGGTCAATGAGCCTGCCGATGTCCGAAACATCCAGCGCCTGTTCAATCTGATCAAGTCAACGTCCGAATTGCCCTTGGTCGAGGACGGCAAGTCCGGCCCCAAACTGATGCAGCGCATCACGGATTATCAAGTGAGCCGCCTGAAAGCCACCAAACCTGACGGGATCATTGACCCCGCCGGACGGACTTTCAATAGCCTGCTCGATGAGGCGCGCAAGGCAGCTCAAGCCCCCGGCTCGGACAAGCAACACCTGGTGACCAAGGCCACCTGCGACGGCAACGTGACATTGACCGACGCTGATTTCCAGAACGCCGCCGCTCAATTGGGCAACGGCATTGCGGTGAACATCATCAAGGCCTTCGCCATTGTGGAATCCGGCGGGCGTTCCGGGTTCAGCCCGGCATTGATGCCGGTCGTGGCCTATGAAGGGCACATTTTCCGCAAGTACACCCAGCAAAAATACGACAAGGCTTACCCCTTTTTGTCCTACCCCTACCTGGAAAAGGCCGGCCCGCAATGGCGTGCCAATAACAAGGACCAGGCCACGGCCTGGAAAACCATGCTGGCGGCATTCAACCTCGACCCTGAGGCTGCCTTGATGTCGGCGTCCTACGGCATGTTTCAAATCATGGGCTTCAACTTCGCAGCCTGCGGGTACAAGAACGTGTTCGATTTTGTGGCCGCGTTGAAGCTCAATGCCGGGCAGCAATTGAAGGCGTTCGTGGGTTTTTGCAGCAAGAACCCGGCGTTGATCAAGGCCATGAAGACCAAGGATTATGTGGGCATGGCCCGCAACTACAACGGCAAGGACTTTGGCGACTACGACAAGCGAATCCAGAAAACCTATGAAGCACTGGAGAAGAAAAAGTAG
- a CDS encoding N-acetylmuramidase family protein: protein MKSLQGLPRLISASVGAPGKARNLPADVQCIQYLFNLIIPKMGFPLAENGKCDGQLVQCISQYQFRHLKYAHPDGVIDPTGRTFNSLIEEAVKVPVKAFPTMRIPSFLNVFGNNNGDAVQATVNVYLDRMRAMVEAERRNRQLMLQATCDGGMTLTDTDFQNAATQLGSGISVNIIKAFATVESGGRSGFGPAKLPVIAFEGHLFRKYTKHIYDQAHPLLSYPYVKKAGPQWQANNKDQTKAWETMATAFALDQEAALMSASWGMFQIMGFNFTSCGYKTVFEFAAALKVNAGNQLKAFIGFCSQSPALIKAMKDKDYVAMARNYNGKDYGDYDNRIKKAYEALEGKK, encoded by the coding sequence ATGAAAAGCCTGCAAGGGTTGCCCCGTCTTATCAGTGCTTCCGTCGGCGCTCCGGGTAAAGCGCGCAACTTGCCCGCCGATGTTCAGTGCATCCAGTATTTATTTAATTTGATCATTCCCAAGATGGGCTTTCCGCTGGCTGAAAACGGCAAGTGCGATGGCCAGTTGGTGCAGTGCATCAGTCAATATCAGTTCCGTCACCTCAAGTACGCGCACCCCGATGGTGTGATCGATCCGACGGGCCGTACCTTCAACAGCCTGATCGAAGAAGCGGTGAAGGTGCCGGTAAAGGCCTTTCCGACGATGCGCATTCCGAGCTTTCTGAACGTGTTCGGCAATAACAATGGCGACGCGGTGCAGGCTACGGTGAATGTGTATCTGGACCGCATGCGCGCGATGGTCGAGGCCGAGCGGCGCAACCGCCAGCTGATGCTGCAGGCCACGTGCGACGGGGGCATGACCCTCACCGACACCGACTTCCAGAATGCCGCCACGCAGTTGGGCAGCGGCATTTCGGTGAACATCATCAAGGCCTTCGCCACCGTGGAATCCGGCGGGCGCTCGGGTTTTGGCCCGGCCAAACTGCCGGTGATCGCCTTTGAAGGGCACCTGTTTCGCAAGTACACCAAGCACATCTACGACCAGGCGCACCCGCTGCTGTCCTACCCCTACGTGAAGAAAGCCGGGCCGCAGTGGCAGGCCAATAACAAGGACCAGACCAAAGCCTGGGAAACCATGGCCACGGCCTTTGCCCTGGACCAGGAGGCGGCATTGATGTCGGCCTCCTGGGGCATGTTTCAGATCATGGGGTTCAACTTTACGTCGTGCGGTTACAAAACCGTGTTTGAGTTTGCCGCCGCCTTAAAGGTTAATGCCGGCAATCAACTTAAGGCTTTTATCGGTTTTTGCAGCCAAAGCCCGGCTTTGATTAAAGCCATGAAAGATAAAGATTATGTCGCCATGGCGCGCAACTATAACGGCAAGGATTACGGCGACTATGACAACCGAATCAAAAAGGCCTACGAGGCACTTGAAGGGAAAAAATAA
- a CDS encoding LysR family transcriptional regulator yields the protein MELAQLKMVRAVAQTGSVAQAALQLHCVPSNITTRIKQLESELGTPLFIRAGRGLAISAAGEIFLDYCERILALVDESKRAVDANAIPRGTLRIGAVESSASGRLPPLLAEYHRRYPDVSLELVTGAWAELLDDLQHHRLDVALVAAGGKRAKLEHSVVYSERLVLIASASSEPINSAEDLAGRTLLVWPPGCPYRAALENWVKPHDFKPSIASYASWGTIIGCVSAGIGVALAPEGILARYEQANQLASYRFEELQAVDNLLFWHKDTQRHLARDAFAGLLRETFG from the coding sequence ATGGAACTGGCCCAACTGAAAATGGTGCGAGCCGTGGCGCAAACCGGCAGCGTGGCCCAGGCCGCGCTGCAATTGCACTGTGTGCCGTCCAACATCACCACACGCATCAAACAGCTGGAAAGCGAGTTGGGTACACCGTTGTTTATTCGCGCGGGGCGCGGGCTGGCGATCAGCGCCGCCGGTGAGATCTTCCTGGATTACTGCGAGCGCATCCTGGCGCTGGTGGACGAATCCAAGCGTGCGGTCGACGCCAACGCCATCCCCCGTGGCACGTTGCGCATCGGCGCGGTGGAGTCCAGCGCCAGCGGCCGTTTGCCGCCGCTGCTGGCCGAATATCACCGGCGCTACCCGGACGTCAGCCTGGAACTGGTGACGGGCGCCTGGGCCGAGTTGCTCGATGACCTGCAGCACCACCGCCTCGACGTCGCGCTGGTGGCGGCCGGCGGCAAGCGCGCCAAGCTTGAACACAGCGTGGTCTACAGCGAGCGGCTGGTGCTGATCGCCAGCGCGTCCAGCGAGCCGATCAACAGTGCCGAAGACCTGGCCGGGCGCACCTTGCTCGTGTGGCCGCCCGGCTGCCCGTATCGCGCGGCGCTGGAAAACTGGGTCAAGCCCCACGACTTCAAACCCAGCATTGCCAGCTATGCCAGTTGGGGCACGATCATCGGCTGCGTGAGTGCAGGCATTGGCGTGGCGCTGGCGCCGGAAGGCATTCTGGCGCGCTATGAGCAGGCCAATCAGTTGGCGTCTTACCGTTTCGAGGAATTGCAGGCCGTGGACAACCTGCTGTTCTGGCACAAGGACACCCAACGGCACCTGGCGCGGGATGCGTTTGCCGGCCTGTTGCGGGAAACGTTCGGCTGA
- a CDS encoding DMT family transporter, with product MNTPSPLKLTLVIAGVILCWAYSPIGVHMGLHSYSPGQLALLRFLIASVFMGGVALVMGIGRPQWRDVPWLLVLGFFGVFLHHTSLNNGQQWVTAAASSVLAQSAPLFSVLIAFFCLKERVSLWRWSCVLLGLLGVLVVIWGDHGVGDIDPRGLLILLAALSWSVYFAIQKHYAHRYSPLTMACYMVWSGTLMLCVNLPGLPAAVVQAPLPENLAVLVLGIFPSALAYLAWGYVLKHVDVSRASVAMYLIPPVAMLLAATLLGEHVAVQVMLGAVIVLASVAAISLEGRWRSLAQAERPQPVAVEVLGDKGVAKVQGSR from the coding sequence ATGAATACCCCTTCACCTCTAAAGCTTACGCTAGTCATTGCCGGCGTCATCCTCTGCTGGGCGTATTCGCCGATTGGCGTGCACATGGGGCTGCACAGCTACAGCCCCGGGCAACTGGCATTGCTGCGATTTCTGATCGCGTCGGTGTTCATGGGCGGCGTGGCACTGGTGATGGGCATTGGCCGGCCGCAGTGGCGTGACGTGCCGTGGCTGCTGGTGCTGGGTTTTTTCGGCGTGTTCCTGCACCACACCAGCCTGAATAACGGGCAGCAGTGGGTCACGGCAGCGGCGTCCAGCGTGCTGGCGCAGTCGGCGCCGCTGTTCAGTGTGTTGATTGCGTTTTTCTGCTTGAAAGAGCGCGTCAGCCTGTGGCGCTGGAGCTGCGTGCTGCTCGGGTTGCTCGGCGTGCTGGTGGTGATCTGGGGTGATCACGGCGTAGGGGACATTGACCCGCGCGGCTTGCTGATCCTGCTGGCCGCGCTGTCGTGGAGTGTGTATTTCGCCATTCAGAAGCACTACGCACACCGTTACAGCCCGCTGACCATGGCGTGCTACATGGTCTGGTCCGGCACCCTGATGCTCTGCGTGAACCTGCCAGGCCTGCCCGCTGCCGTGGTGCAAGCGCCCTTGCCGGAAAACCTGGCGGTGCTGGTGCTGGGGATTTTCCCGAGCGCGCTGGCGTATCTGGCCTGGGGGTATGTGCTCAAACACGTGGACGTCAGCCGCGCGTCGGTGGCGATGTACCTGATCCCGCCGGTCGCCATGCTGCTGGCCGCGACGCTGCTGGGCGAGCACGTTGCCGTACAAGTGATGCTCGGCGCGGTGATCGTGCTGGCCAGCGTGGCGGCCATCAGCCTGGAGGGGCGCTGGCGTTCACTCGCTCAGGCTGAACGCCCGCAGCCGGTGGCCGTCGAGGTCCTCGGCGACAAAGGTGTAGCCAAAGTCCAGGGTAGTCGGTGA
- a CDS encoding VOC family protein, translating to MNTVAHYFLLYVDSPATSANFYSRLLGKPPVELNPTFALFILDNGVKLGLWSRHTVEPAATITGGGGEVGFSLPDTAAIDALHAQWVERGATIIQSPTTLDFGYTFVAEDLDGHRLRAFSLSE from the coding sequence ATGAACACCGTCGCCCATTACTTCCTGCTGTACGTCGACAGCCCGGCCACCAGCGCCAACTTCTACAGCCGCCTGCTGGGCAAGCCGCCGGTGGAGTTGAACCCGACCTTCGCCCTGTTCATCCTCGACAACGGCGTGAAGCTGGGGCTGTGGTCGCGCCACACCGTGGAACCTGCCGCGACCATCACCGGCGGTGGCGGCGAAGTCGGCTTCTCCCTGCCAGACACCGCCGCCATCGACGCGCTGCACGCGCAGTGGGTGGAGCGTGGCGCGACGATCATCCAGTCACCGACTACCCTGGACTTTGGCTACACCTTTGTCGCCGAGGACCTCGACGGCCACCGGCTGCGGGCGTTCAGCCTGAGCGAGTGA
- a CDS encoding substrate-binding periplasmic protein: MRVVLGALWMISLASLAAPAPLRFAVSDSWAMPMAEVEDDRPTQGILYDLMLSLATQVGHPAEFHVLPRARIAGAMEHGDIDVRCYVAQAWLDEASGDYTWSVPLMVQRNVLVSRHTTPQPVHVEGLVQQSIGTVLNYRYATLDPLFATGRLSRDDSRSEDLVLHKLVAGRFNYAVINEWILDRFNLGLPPGKKLHNVAVIGEQSLGCIVRNDPNVPVQRILRTLLRMKMSGEIDDIIQLYTGENASPLQTPDKN, encoded by the coding sequence ATGCGCGTAGTCCTGGGCGCTTTATGGATGATTTCCCTCGCCAGCCTCGCGGCCCCTGCCCCGTTGCGCTTCGCAGTTTCCGACAGCTGGGCGATGCCGATGGCCGAGGTGGAAGACGACCGCCCCACCCAGGGCATCCTGTATGACCTGATGCTGAGCCTGGCCACTCAAGTGGGGCACCCCGCCGAATTTCACGTGCTGCCACGGGCACGCATCGCCGGTGCGATGGAGCATGGCGACATTGATGTGCGCTGTTATGTCGCCCAGGCCTGGCTCGACGAGGCGTCCGGGGACTACACCTGGAGCGTCCCGTTGATGGTGCAACGCAATGTGCTGGTCAGCCGGCACACAACCCCGCAGCCTGTGCACGTCGAAGGGTTGGTGCAGCAGTCGATCGGCACGGTGCTGAACTATCGCTACGCCACCCTTGACCCCTTGTTCGCAACCGGCCGCCTCAGCCGCGACGACTCGCGCAGCGAGGACCTGGTGCTGCACAAGCTGGTGGCGGGGCGATTCAACTACGCCGTGATCAATGAATGGATTCTGGACCGCTTCAACCTGGGCCTGCCCCCCGGCAAAAAACTGCACAACGTGGCCGTCATCGGCGAGCAGAGCCTGGGCTGCATCGTGCGCAACGACCCGAACGTGCCGGTACAGCGAATATTGCGCACGTTGTTGCGCATGAAGATGTCGGGCGAGATCGACGACATCATCCAGTTGTACACCGGCGAAAACGCGTCACCCTTGCAGACTCCTGACAAGAACTGA
- the dnaX gene encoding DNA polymerase III subunit gamma/tau: protein MSYQVLARKWRPRSFREMVGQTHVLKALINALDSQRLHHAYLFTGTRGVGKTTIARIIAKCLNCETGITSTPCGTCSVCREIDEGRFVDLIEIDAASRTKVEDTRELLDNVQYAPSRGRFKVYLIDEVHMLSSHSFNALLKTLEEPPPYVKFILATTDPQKLPATILSRCLQFSLKNMTPERVVEHLTHVLGVENVPFEDDALWLLGRAADGSMRDAMSLTDQAIAFGEGKVMAADVRAMLGTLDHGQVFDVLHALIDGDAKALLEAVRHLSEQGPDWNGVLSEILNVLHRVAIAQALPEGVDNGHGDRDRVLALAQALPAEDVQFYYQMGLIGRRDLPLAPDPRGGFEMVLLRMLAFRPADSADAPRQPLKPVGISQATVDSAKPVAGAAIVAPVAAAPVPVAPPVPEPVAAETVPVIEPEPVVDLPWNDPVEAEAEPEAELQPAVEPVLETTGEQPELTPMPTPTPDSVVPDAPEWVSAPVPEPTVAQVDAATPGIDLDDEPPLDEDYIEPDMDSAYSYLDDLASEHTAEPVPEPEPEPAAAPATGLALQWLELFPKLPISGMTGSIAANCTLISIEGDHWLLHLDPAHSALFNATQQRRLNDALNQYHERTLTIAIELIKPEQETPAQAATRRRLNRQRDAESSIHADPLIQQMMQQFGAVVRHDTIEPVDAPVPQAS, encoded by the coding sequence ATGAGTTATCAGGTTCTTGCACGTAAATGGCGTCCGCGCTCGTTCCGCGAAATGGTCGGCCAGACCCATGTGCTCAAGGCTCTGATCAATGCCTTGGACAGCCAACGGCTGCACCACGCCTATCTGTTCACGGGAACGCGCGGGGTGGGCAAGACCACCATCGCGCGCATCATCGCCAAATGCCTGAATTGTGAAACCGGTATCACTTCCACGCCGTGCGGCACCTGCTCGGTGTGCCGGGAAATCGACGAAGGGCGCTTTGTCGACCTGATCGAGATCGACGCCGCGAGCCGCACCAAGGTCGAAGACACCCGCGAGCTGCTCGACAACGTGCAGTACGCGCCGAGCCGTGGCCGTTTCAAGGTCTACCTGATCGACGAAGTGCACATGCTGTCCAGCCACTCTTTCAACGCGCTGTTGAAAACCCTGGAAGAGCCACCGCCCTACGTCAAATTCATCCTGGCCACCACCGACCCGCAGAAACTTCCTGCAACGATTTTGTCGCGGTGCCTGCAGTTCTCCCTGAAAAACATGACCCCCGAGCGCGTGGTCGAGCATTTGACCCATGTGCTGGGCGTCGAGAACGTGCCGTTCGAGGACGACGCGCTGTGGCTGCTCGGCCGCGCTGCCGACGGCTCGATGCGTGACGCCATGAGCCTTACCGACCAGGCCATCGCCTTTGGTGAAGGCAAGGTCATGGCCGCCGACGTGCGCGCCATGCTCGGTACCCTCGACCATGGCCAGGTGTTCGACGTGCTGCACGCGCTGATCGACGGCGACGCCAAGGCGTTGCTCGAAGCCGTGCGCCACTTGTCGGAGCAAGGCCCGGACTGGAACGGCGTGCTGTCGGAAATCCTCAACGTGCTGCACCGCGTCGCCATCGCTCAGGCCTTGCCTGAAGGCGTCGACAACGGCCACGGCGACCGCGACCGCGTGCTGGCCCTGGCCCAGGCGTTACCTGCTGAAGATGTGCAGTTCTACTACCAGATGGGCCTGATCGGTCGTCGCGACCTGCCCCTGGCGCCGGACCCGCGCGGCGGTTTTGAAATGGTGCTGCTGCGAATGCTGGCGTTCCGGCCCGCCGACTCGGCAGACGCGCCGAGACAGCCGCTAAAGCCAGTGGGGATCAGCCAGGCCACAGTTGATTCCGCCAAACCAGTGGCTGGCGCGGCAATTGTTGCGCCAGTGGCGGCTGCGCCTGTTCCGGTCGCGCCGCCCGTGCCTGAGCCCGTGGCCGCCGAAACTGTGCCGGTCATCGAACCTGAACCCGTCGTCGATTTGCCGTGGAATGACCCGGTAGAAGCCGAGGCCGAACCGGAAGCCGAGTTGCAACCTGCCGTAGAGCCCGTGCTGGAAACCACCGGCGAACAGCCCGAGCTCACGCCGATGCCCACGCCGACTCCGGACAGCGTGGTGCCGGATGCGCCGGAATGGGTGTCCGCGCCGGTTCCCGAGCCCACCGTGGCCCAGGTTGACGCCGCTACGCCGGGCATCGACCTGGATGACGAGCCGCCGCTGGACGAAGACTACATCGAGCCGGACATGGATTCGGCCTATAGCTACCTGGATGACCTGGCCAGCGAACACACCGCCGAACCGGTCCCGGAGCCTGAGCCCGAACCTGCTGCGGCGCCCGCCACCGGCCTGGCCCTGCAATGGCTGGAACTGTTCCCGAAACTGCCGATTTCCGGCATGACCGGCAGCATCGCCGCCAACTGTACCCTGATTTCCATTGAGGGCGACCACTGGCTGTTGCACCTGGACCCGGCCCACAGCGCCCTGTTCAACGCAACCCAGCAGCGCCGCCTTAACGACGCGCTGAACCAGTACCATGAGCGCACGCTGACCATCGCCATCGAACTGATCAAGCCCGAGCAGGAGACCCCGGCCCAGGCCGCGACCCGTCGGCGCCTGAACCGTCAGCGTGATGCGGAAAGCTCGATCCACGCCGACCCGCTCATCCAGCAAATGATGCAACAGTTCGGTGCGGTCGTTCGTCACGATACTATTGAACCTGTCGACGCCCCGGTGCCCCAGGCTTCGTAA